One part of the Dermacentor silvarum isolate Dsil-2018 chromosome 6, BIME_Dsil_1.4, whole genome shotgun sequence genome encodes these proteins:
- the LOC125946360 gene encoding uncharacterized protein LOC125946360, with the protein MYFQYPFSVTVVEELQKGIMFPALTVCTENWINKSAFCTMLKSNCDDKDQPRPGQLLVLVHDLEAQAKVSMSAGDMFECYLRSSDPTCSAIRCKENIVRTYFRHPNHMCYTLDLIEYAEPESTFLQCKAPWTWELNMNVYWTTRTSMAIEDTNKFPVIVHRPETCIPDKLSAIVGEVGVEYVLSVTQVRATFSL; encoded by the exons ATGTATTTCCAGTACCCATTCTCTGTCACAGTTGTCGAAGAACTCCAGAAGGGTATCATGTTCCCAGCCCTCACTGTCTGCACGGAAAACTG GATTAACAAGTCTGCCTTCTGCACCATGTTGAAAAGCAACTGCGACGATAAAGATCAG CCTCGTCCCGGCCAACTGTTGGTGCTGGTGCATGACCTGGAGGCACAGGCCAAGGTGTCCATGTCCGCGGGCGACATGTTCGAGTGTTACTTGCGCTCCAGTGACCCAACATGCTCGGCCATTCGCTGCAAAGAGAA CATAGTGCGCACGTACTTCCGCCACCCGAACCACATGTGTTACACGCTGGACCTTATAGAGTACGCGGAACCTGAGAGCACATTTCTCCAGTGCAAGGCGCCTTGGACATGGG AGCTCAACATGAATGTATACTGGACCACGAGAACTTCGATGGCCATCGAAGACACGAACAAATTTCCTGTGATTGTGCACAGACCTGAGACGTGCATCCCAGACAAGCTGTCGGCTATCGTTGGAGAAGTCGGTGTTGAATACGTACTCTCTGTGACGCAGGTGCGTGCAACTTTCTCGCTGTAG